A genomic region of Arachis stenosperma cultivar V10309 chromosome 9, arast.V10309.gnm1.PFL2, whole genome shotgun sequence contains the following coding sequences:
- the LOC130949928 gene encoding uncharacterized protein LOC130949928: MPAYIKYMKELLSRKSSLKGGQTIVMNKECSALIQPELPTKRKDPGSFYIPCAIGETMFDKRLCDLGASINLMPLSLMKRLQINEIMPTDVVIRLADKTQKQAIGVVENVLVMVGKYFLPTEIVILDMEESHTHPIILGRPFLATARALINVERGELILKIHDEQLTFNVFKRSQETDQENKEPRKDHSEILKEETSTEALPAHMGTPLIEEQGKQQLPQLKEKQEEPKPPESYETSNHISLEEEVTKSKTTSQGTKK, from the coding sequence ATGCCGGCATACATCAAGTATATGAAGGAGCTACTTTCCAGGAAAAGCTCACTCAAGGGAGGCCAAACTATAGTGATGAATAAGGAAtgcagtgctctcattcaaccaGAGTTGCCTACAAAAAGAAAGGACCCAGGAAGTTTCTACATTCCCTGTGCCATAGGAGAAACCATGTTTGATAAAAGACTCTGCGatttgggagcaagcatcaacttaatgcccttATCCCTTATGAAGAGGCTGCAGATCAATGAGATAATGCCCACAGATGTAGTCATCAggctggctgacaaaactcaaaaacaagcaATAGGAGTGGTGGAAAACGTGTTGGTAATGGTTGGAAAATACTTCCTCCCAACAGAAATTGTCATATTGGACATGGAAGAGAGTCACACTCACCCAATCATAttgggaagaccattcctagctaCAGCCAGAGCACTCATAAATGTGGAGCGAGGGGAGCTAATTCTGAAGATCCATGATGAACAGCTCACTTTCAATGTTTTCAAACGCTCACAAGAAACAGATCAAGAGAACAAGGAACCAAGGAAGGATCACAGTGAGATACTGAAGGAAGAAACAAGCACTGAAGCACTACCAGCACATATGGGAACTCCCTTGATTGAGGAACAAGGCAAACAGCAATTGCCACAGCTCAAAGAAAAGCAGGAGGAACCTAAACCACCAGAATCATATGAGACCAGTAACCACATTTCCTTAGAGGAAGAGGTCACAAAGAGTAAGACAACATCACAAGGAACAAAGAAGTAG